Proteins encoded in a region of the Corynebacterium breve genome:
- the nadE gene encoding ammonia-dependent NAD(+) synthetase encodes MSHNLDRTQELIIKSLDTRPLIDPEEEVNKRVTFLADYLAATGTKGYVLGISGGQDSTLGGKLAQLAVEKRRSQGADAVFYAVRLPHGVQFDEDDAQAALDFIKPDKRVTVNIEPATTAMDSAVAAALGTDELNDFNKGNIKARQRMIAQYAIAGEYGLLVLGTDHAAENITGFFTKFGDGAADIMPLGGLNKRQGAQLLAYLDCPPELYAKVPTADLEDDRPALPDEEALGVTYEHIDDYLEGKEVPVAARERLEHLWRIGQHKRHLPVEPTDQWWRD; translated from the coding sequence ATGTCCCATAACCTCGACCGCACCCAAGAACTGATCATAAAATCCCTGGATACCCGCCCCTTGATCGATCCAGAAGAAGAAGTAAACAAACGTGTGACTTTTCTCGCGGATTACCTAGCGGCAACGGGCACCAAAGGCTACGTGCTCGGGATCTCTGGCGGACAAGATTCCACCTTGGGTGGAAAACTTGCCCAGCTTGCAGTGGAAAAGCGACGCTCCCAAGGTGCAGACGCAGTCTTTTACGCTGTCCGGCTCCCCCATGGCGTGCAGTTTGACGAGGACGACGCCCAAGCAGCCCTGGACTTTATCAAGCCTGACAAGCGCGTTACCGTCAACATCGAGCCAGCCACCACCGCAATGGACTCAGCCGTAGCAGCAGCGTTGGGCACCGATGAACTCAACGACTTTAACAAGGGCAACATCAAGGCACGCCAGCGCATGATCGCTCAATACGCCATCGCCGGCGAATACGGACTACTAGTCCTAGGCACCGACCACGCGGCAGAGAACATCACTGGCTTCTTCACTAAGTTCGGCGACGGTGCCGCTGACATCATGCCGCTGGGAGGCCTCAACAAACGCCAAGGTGCCCAGCTACTTGCCTACCTCGACTGCCCACCCGAGCTCTACGCCAAGGTTCCCACCGCAGACCTGGAAGACGACCGTCCAGCGCTTCCCGACGAAGAGGCGCTCGGAGTAACCTACGAGCACATCGACGACTATCTCGAAGGCAAGGAGGTGCCCGTTGCGGCACGCGAGCGCCTAGAACACCTCTGGCGCATCGGCCAGCACAAGCGTCACCTTCCCGTCGAACCTACCGACCAGTGGTGGCGCGACTAG
- a CDS encoding fructosamine kinase family protein → MAASTFTKTGTSPHAAAAEAAGLAWLREGSECVVEVFAVDDDANTLTIPRIPSARPTPEAAFRAGVELAQVHATGATAFGAPPAGWEGPNFIGRVQQDCVPTTNWADFYVHQRVLPFASQALRRGTLDEAGYAVVDKACQALLAEGQSAPVSRIHGDLWAGNLLFGPDGPHFIDPAAHGGHALTDIAMLALFGAPYFEEIVAGYQSRGELSDDWRARIPIHQLHPLAVHTLTHGSGYAGELVQAAQRTLALLG, encoded by the coding sequence ATGGCAGCTTCGACGTTTACAAAAACTGGCACTAGCCCACACGCGGCCGCAGCGGAGGCAGCTGGCTTAGCCTGGCTGCGCGAAGGCTCCGAGTGCGTGGTCGAAGTCTTCGCAGTCGACGACGATGCCAACACGCTGACGATCCCACGTATCCCGTCCGCCCGCCCCACTCCCGAGGCGGCTTTTCGTGCCGGCGTAGAGCTGGCACAAGTCCATGCCACCGGTGCAACGGCGTTCGGAGCGCCCCCAGCAGGGTGGGAGGGGCCCAACTTCATCGGCCGAGTGCAGCAAGATTGCGTGCCGACGACCAACTGGGCCGATTTCTACGTCCACCAACGGGTGCTGCCTTTCGCATCTCAGGCGCTTCGCCGCGGGACGCTCGATGAAGCCGGATACGCGGTCGTCGATAAGGCGTGCCAAGCGCTGCTTGCGGAGGGGCAGTCTGCACCCGTGTCGAGGATTCATGGCGATCTGTGGGCTGGGAATCTCTTGTTTGGCCCCGATGGCCCGCACTTCATCGACCCGGCGGCACACGGTGGGCACGCGCTCACGGACATCGCGATGCTGGCATTGTTCGGGGCACCATACTTTGAGGAGATCGTTGCAGGCTACCAGTCACGTGGCGAACTTAGCGACGATTGGCGCGCCCGGATTCCCATTCACCAGCTGCACCCGCTGGCCGTGCACACGTTGACACATGGCAGTGGATACGCCGGCGAGCTGGTGCAGGCAGCGCAGCGTACGTTAGCGCTGCTTGGCTAG